A single region of the Rhizobium binae genome encodes:
- a CDS encoding 5-oxoprolinase subunit PxpA produces MKIDLNSDMGEGFGPYRLCDDEAMMKIVSSANIACGFHGGDPDTMGRMVRVAKQNGVGIGAHPGLPDRLGFGRREIPFQADELRQQMLYQLGALMAIARAERVTVSHISFHAAMGNMVNRDPVLADLMMDAIATVDANLVVFVTSGSEIERAARRARLKTLALFLADRAYDAEGRLVARGLAGALVKDEAAVRARVRKFLLDASVETIDGAVIAMPARSILVHSDTPGALELAGIVRGEIEATGATLVPAAELAE; encoded by the coding sequence ATGAAGATCGATCTGAATTCCGACATGGGCGAAGGATTTGGTCCCTACCGGCTATGCGACGACGAAGCGATGATGAAAATCGTCTCCTCGGCCAATATCGCCTGCGGCTTCCACGGCGGCGACCCCGATACGATGGGGCGTATGGTGCGGGTGGCAAAGCAGAATGGCGTCGGCATCGGCGCCCATCCCGGGCTGCCCGACCGTCTAGGCTTCGGCCGGCGCGAAATACCTTTCCAGGCGGACGAGCTTCGCCAGCAGATGCTCTACCAGCTCGGCGCGCTGATGGCGATCGCCAGAGCCGAGCGCGTCACCGTCTCTCATATCAGCTTTCATGCGGCCATGGGCAATATGGTCAACCGCGACCCTGTCCTTGCCGACCTGATGATGGATGCGATTGCCACCGTCGACGCCAATCTCGTCGTCTTCGTCACCTCAGGCAGCGAGATCGAGCGCGCGGCCAGGCGCGCGCGGCTGAAGACGCTGGCGCTTTTCCTTGCCGACCGGGCCTATGACGCCGAGGGTAGACTTGTCGCCCGCGGGCTTGCCGGCGCCCTCGTCAAGGACGAAGCCGCCGTGCGCGCCCGTGTGCGAAAATTCCTCCTCGACGCAAGCGTCGAAACCATCGACGGCGCCGTGATCGCCATGCCGGCGCGCTCCATTCTCGTCCACAGCGATACGCCCGGCGCCCTCGAGCTTGCCGGCATCGTGCGCGGCGAGATCGAAGCCACCGGCGCCACCCTCGTACCGGCCGCCGAACTCGCCGAATAA
- a CDS encoding amino acid ABC transporter permease: MIQDMIAIVRDYWLLLLIGQYPNGPLGGLANTLILSALSITLAFPASILFALARLSKSPLLRWPVTALVYFTRGVPLLMLILWSYFLVPLLTGADVPSFVTMLTTLVVYQSAFLSEVVRAGIVALGPGQMDAARALGHGYMGAMRYIILPQALYNMIPSILSTFVSTIKDTTLGYVINVPDLTFAASQVNNQLLTQPFQVFLILAIVYFAICWTLTYFANRLERRITRRRAGLLNVPAAALAEPSKIVSEQL, encoded by the coding sequence ATGATCCAGGACATGATCGCCATCGTCCGCGACTACTGGCTGCTGCTGTTGATCGGCCAGTATCCGAATGGACCGCTCGGCGGCCTCGCCAATACGCTGATCCTGTCGGCGCTCAGCATTACCCTCGCTTTTCCGGCCAGTATCCTCTTCGCCTTGGCGCGGCTCTCCAAATCGCCGCTGCTGCGCTGGCCGGTCACGGCCCTTGTCTATTTCACCCGCGGCGTGCCGCTGTTGATGCTGATCCTGTGGAGCTATTTCCTGGTTCCACTGCTGACCGGCGCCGACGTGCCGAGCTTCGTCACCATGCTGACGACGCTCGTGGTCTATCAGAGCGCCTTCCTCAGCGAAGTCGTCCGCGCCGGCATCGTCGCTCTGGGGCCCGGCCAGATGGATGCGGCACGGGCGCTTGGCCACGGCTACATGGGCGCGATGCGCTACATCATTCTGCCGCAGGCGCTCTACAACATGATCCCCAGCATCCTCTCCACCTTCGTCTCGACGATCAAGGACACGACGCTCGGTTATGTGATCAACGTGCCTGATCTGACCTTTGCGGCAAGCCAGGTTAACAACCAGCTGCTGACGCAACCCTTCCAGGTCTTCCTCATTCTCGCGATCGTCTACTTCGCCATCTGCTGGACACTGACCTACTTCGCCAATCGCCTCGAGCGGCGCATCACCCGGCGGCGTGCGGGACTGCTGAACGTCCCCGCTGCAGCCTTGGCCGAACCGTCGAAAATCGTATCGGAGCAGCTATGA
- the nac gene encoding nitrogen assimilation transcriptional regulator NAC produces MDIRRLKSFIVIVDSGSITRAADLLHIAQPALSQQLAALEEHFGHKLLIRSQQGVSMTDAGHAVYRHAQIILRQMEQAQADASAAGNSLAGRVSVGLVPFSSAATLSVDLLAETRKRHPGILLHLTESVGQTYSQMIMNGRLEMALLHGTGPIKGVRFEPILSEEFFLVAHRDFAIEADAKPVAVNTLDGIPLLLPPAYNFVRRAVDTAFTRTRTNLKVVAEVEIVRTLARAVGSGLGATIMPKAIADRIVSESSEPLICRLVSPRIEETLSLCVSDQNPLSEPALAVRDILLELTARLKG; encoded by the coding sequence ATGGACATCAGACGCCTCAAATCCTTCATCGTGATCGTCGACAGTGGCAGCATCACGCGCGCGGCGGATCTTTTGCATATCGCCCAGCCGGCGCTCAGTCAGCAGCTGGCGGCGCTGGAAGAGCATTTCGGCCACAAACTGCTGATCCGCAGCCAGCAGGGCGTCAGCATGACCGATGCCGGGCACGCGGTATATCGCCATGCGCAGATCATCCTTCGGCAGATGGAGCAGGCCCAGGCCGATGCATCGGCCGCAGGCAATTCGCTTGCCGGGCGCGTGTCGGTCGGCCTCGTGCCGTTCAGCAGCGCGGCGACGCTCTCCGTCGATTTGCTGGCGGAAACCCGCAAACGCCATCCCGGTATCCTCCTGCATCTGACCGAAAGCGTCGGCCAGACCTACAGCCAGATGATCATGAACGGCCGGCTGGAGATGGCGCTTCTGCATGGAACCGGGCCGATCAAGGGCGTGCGCTTCGAACCGATCCTCAGCGAAGAGTTTTTCCTGGTCGCCCACCGCGACTTTGCGATCGAAGCGGATGCGAAACCCGTTGCGGTCAACACTCTCGACGGAATACCGCTGCTGTTGCCGCCCGCCTATAATTTCGTCCGCCGTGCGGTCGACACCGCCTTCACCCGCACGCGCACCAATCTGAAGGTCGTGGCGGAAGTCGAAATCGTGCGCACGCTCGCCCGTGCAGTCGGCAGCGGTCTCGGCGCGACGATCATGCCGAAGGCGATTGCCGATCGCATCGTCTCGGAATCGAGCGAGCCGCTCATCTGCCGGCTCGTCTCACCGCGGATCGAGGAAACGCTGTCGCTTTGCGTATCCGACCAGAATCCCTTGTCGGAACCGGCCCTTGCCGTCCGAGATATCCTTCTCGAGCTGACAGCGCGGCTGAAGGGTTAA
- a CDS encoding amino acid ABC transporter permease has translation MSGFDLSAILGDPEYVAMLLHGIEMTFIIYAGSWSVAMALALLLLGIRLSPFRFGDPLVAAYVSYHRNVPTLVQLMLWYFGIFTLMPNGLATWLASHNAEAIFAVIGLGLCQAAYFSEDLRSGVRSVSDGQMQAARALGHGYVSAMRFVIMPQGVRNALPPLINHSVSLFKNSSLAVVIGASELTHAVKEIENLSFRTFEIYLVGTVLYLFFSLVIMSIGAYLSMRADTARSARA, from the coding sequence GTGAGCGGTTTCGACCTTTCGGCGATCCTCGGAGATCCCGAATATGTGGCGATGCTGCTGCATGGCATCGAGATGACCTTCATCATCTATGCCGGGTCCTGGTCGGTGGCGATGGCGCTCGCCCTGCTGCTGCTCGGCATTCGCCTGTCGCCCTTTCGCTTCGGCGATCCGTTGGTCGCCGCTTACGTATCCTACCATCGCAACGTCCCCACCCTCGTGCAGCTCATGCTGTGGTATTTCGGGATTTTCACCCTGATGCCGAACGGGCTCGCGACATGGCTCGCGAGCCATAATGCTGAGGCGATCTTCGCGGTGATCGGACTCGGGCTCTGCCAGGCGGCCTATTTCAGCGAAGATCTTCGTTCCGGCGTGCGTTCGGTCAGTGACGGTCAGATGCAGGCCGCCCGTGCGCTCGGCCACGGTTACGTCTCTGCGATGCGCTTCGTCATCATGCCGCAGGGCGTGCGCAATGCCCTGCCACCGCTTATCAATCACAGCGTCTCCCTGTTCAAGAACAGCAGTCTCGCCGTCGTCATCGGAGCGTCGGAACTGACGCATGCCGTCAAGGAAATCGAAAACCTCAGCTTCCGCACCTTCGAAATCTACCTGGTCGGCACGGTTCTCTACCTCTTCTTCTCGCTCGTGATCATGAGCATCGGCGCCTATCTGTCGATGCGCGCGGATACTGCCAGGAGTGCGCGCGCATGA
- a CDS encoding pyridoxal phosphate-dependent aminotransferase, with product MSVIADRLKNVSISASAAMTQRARELAAKGIKVVSLSSGEPDFPTPAHAIEAAHAAALAGDTKYPPMDGTPALKAAIIRKFKRDNNLDYDASQIVVSGGGKQVIFNAMLATCNPGDEVVIPTPSWVSYADIVKFAGGVPVAVPCHEQTGFKLHPEDLEAAITPRTKWLFLNFPNNPTGAACSRAEMAAIAEVMLRHPNVWIMTDDIYEHLVYDDFQFCTIAEVEPRLYDRVLTMNGVSKAYAMTGWRLGFCAGPKDLISAISNVNGQNGGGIATLTQAAATAALDGSQDLLKERAAIYKTRRDFVLDKLSQVEGLRCHRPEGAFYIYPNISGLIGKASKGGRKIETDVDFVMALVEEHHVATVQGAAYGMSPFFRISYATSLEKLGEGCARIAQFCKDMR from the coding sequence ATGTCCGTCATCGCCGACCGCCTGAAAAACGTCTCGATATCCGCATCCGCCGCCATGACTCAGCGCGCCCGAGAACTGGCCGCCAAGGGGATCAAGGTCGTCAGCCTCTCCTCCGGCGAGCCGGATTTCCCTACGCCGGCACACGCGATCGAAGCGGCGCACGCGGCGGCGCTCGCGGGTGATACGAAATATCCGCCGATGGACGGCACGCCGGCGCTGAAGGCCGCGATCATCCGGAAGTTCAAGCGCGATAACAATCTCGACTATGATGCCAGCCAGATCGTCGTCTCGGGCGGCGGCAAGCAGGTGATCTTCAATGCGATGCTGGCAACCTGCAATCCGGGTGACGAGGTCGTCATTCCCACACCCTCCTGGGTCAGCTATGCCGATATTGTCAAATTCGCCGGCGGCGTGCCCGTCGCGGTCCCCTGCCACGAGCAGACTGGCTTCAAACTGCACCCGGAGGATCTGGAAGCGGCGATCACGCCGCGCACCAAATGGCTCTTCCTGAATTTCCCGAACAATCCGACCGGTGCAGCCTGCTCCCGGGCGGAGATGGCAGCCATCGCCGAAGTCATGCTGCGCCATCCAAACGTCTGGATCATGACCGACGATATTTACGAACATCTGGTCTACGACGATTTTCAATTCTGCACGATCGCGGAAGTCGAACCCAGACTATACGACCGCGTCCTGACGATGAACGGCGTCTCCAAAGCCTACGCGATGACAGGCTGGCGCCTCGGATTCTGCGCCGGGCCGAAGGACCTGATCTCGGCCATCAGCAACGTCAACGGACAGAATGGCGGCGGCATCGCGACGCTCACCCAGGCCGCGGCGACCGCAGCGCTCGACGGGTCGCAGGACCTGCTGAAAGAGCGTGCCGCGATCTATAAGACGCGACGCGACTTCGTCCTCGATAAATTATCCCAAGTGGAAGGACTTCGCTGCCATCGGCCCGAGGGCGCCTTCTATATCTATCCCAACATATCGGGGCTGATCGGCAAGGCCAGCAAGGGCGGGCGCAAGATCGAGACCGACGTCGATTTCGTCATGGCGCTCGTAGAAGAGCATCATGTCGCGACTGTGCAAGGCGCGGCTTACGGGATGAGCCCCTTCTTCCGCATTTCCTACGCCACCAGCCTGGAAAAACTCGGCGAAGGCTGCGCGCGGATCGCGCAGTTCTGCAAGGACATGCGCTGA
- a CDS encoding 5-oxoprolinase subunit C family protein, with the protein MIEILETGPFNTVQDLGRPGYRDIGVSASGAMDPLAVRIGNILVGNDENAAVIEVQTFPFSLRFERRTVFAVTGADGHPYLDGSALIPWCAYAAEPGQLLQLQQPPRLARAYISVGGGLDIPVVMGSRSTSLRGGFGGNAGRPLAKGDRIAVGEDLEIAMLPASGLAAVEPAVALRDVFPAPVDGVLTIRALPAGEHGLFAGDGEAFWSQTWRISSRSDRTGYRLSGEPITPTVAVEMRSHGVVPGVIQVPPGGEPIVQMSEANTAGGYPKVAGVIECDLWRLGQARIGARLKFVRSTHAEARAVEQAVARYVEDVRLTSRMVKRALRAMV; encoded by the coding sequence ATGATCGAGATTTTGGAAACCGGGCCCTTCAACACGGTGCAGGATCTGGGACGCCCCGGCTATCGCGACATCGGCGTGTCGGCGAGCGGCGCGATGGATCCGCTTGCGGTCAGGATCGGCAATATTCTCGTCGGCAATGACGAAAATGCGGCGGTGATCGAGGTCCAGACCTTCCCGTTCAGCCTGCGCTTCGAGCGGCGCACCGTCTTTGCCGTGACCGGTGCCGACGGCCATCCTTACCTCGACGGATCGGCACTCATTCCCTGGTGCGCCTACGCGGCAGAGCCCGGACAGCTTCTCCAGCTGCAGCAGCCCCCGCGGCTGGCGCGCGCCTATATTTCGGTCGGCGGCGGGCTGGACATTCCAGTTGTCATGGGGTCGCGCAGCACGTCGCTGCGCGGCGGCTTCGGCGGCAACGCCGGCCGGCCGCTGGCGAAGGGCGATCGGATCGCGGTCGGCGAGGACTTGGAGATTGCCATGCTGCCGGCCTCCGGCCTCGCCGCCGTCGAGCCGGCCGTGGCACTGCGCGACGTCTTCCCGGCGCCGGTCGACGGTGTATTGACGATCCGCGCCCTGCCTGCCGGCGAGCATGGTCTCTTTGCCGGAGACGGCGAAGCCTTCTGGAGCCAGACCTGGCGGATTTCCTCGCGCAGCGACCGCACGGGCTACCGTCTGTCCGGCGAACCGATCACGCCGACCGTCGCCGTCGAGATGCGCTCTCACGGCGTCGTGCCCGGCGTCATTCAGGTTCCGCCCGGCGGCGAACCGATCGTGCAGATGAGCGAAGCGAACACCGCCGGCGGTTATCCGAAGGTCGCCGGCGTGATCGAATGCGACCTTTGGCGGCTCGGGCAGGCCCGCATCGGCGCCCGCCTGAAATTCGTCCGGTCGACGCATGCGGAAGCGCGCGCGGTCGAACAGGCCGTCGCCCGCTATGTCGAGGATGTCAGGCTGACATCTAGGATGGTCAAACGCGCCCTGAGGGCGATGGTCTGA
- a CDS encoding ABC transporter substrate-binding protein, translating into MNWKYLSLTVAFAGMAAAMPAKADQLDTIMSAKTLRCATFADVPPFASPDPKTREMAGFDVDLCGAIAKELGVKAEIKPVSVEARVPEVKLGRVDITVANLAYTLSRAEQIQFSDPYYLAKEMLIVPADDAGKTKADYAGQRLASTKGSTSEMSIKLNKSEPLTFQDTASAYLAVQQGKARGMVANTMTTTKFVNESKSKGKEMRMIEEPMLYQPIGIGMAKDQPKLTAKINEVLHKLDESGEINKIWDKWLGPSTEYKMTRTDKVVPLTELKFDPIP; encoded by the coding sequence ATGAACTGGAAATACCTAAGCCTCACCGTCGCATTCGCCGGCATGGCGGCCGCTATGCCCGCAAAGGCCGATCAGCTCGACACCATCATGTCGGCGAAGACCCTGCGCTGTGCGACCTTCGCCGACGTCCCTCCCTTCGCCTCTCCCGATCCGAAGACCCGCGAAATGGCCGGCTTCGACGTCGACCTCTGCGGCGCTATCGCCAAGGAATTGGGCGTCAAGGCCGAGATCAAGCCGGTTTCGGTCGAAGCGCGCGTGCCAGAGGTGAAGCTCGGCCGCGTCGACATCACCGTCGCCAACCTTGCCTATACGCTGAGCCGCGCCGAACAGATCCAGTTCAGCGATCCCTATTATCTCGCCAAGGAAATGCTGATCGTGCCGGCCGACGATGCCGGCAAGACGAAGGCCGATTACGCCGGCCAGCGCCTCGCTTCGACCAAGGGCTCGACCTCGGAAATGTCGATCAAGCTCAACAAATCCGAGCCGCTGACATTCCAGGACACGGCCTCGGCCTATCTCGCCGTCCAGCAGGGCAAGGCGCGCGGCATGGTCGCCAACACCATGACGACGACCAAGTTCGTCAATGAATCGAAGAGCAAGGGCAAGGAAATGCGGATGATCGAGGAGCCGATGCTCTACCAGCCGATCGGCATCGGCATGGCCAAGGATCAGCCGAAGCTGACCGCCAAGATCAATGAAGTCCTCCACAAGCTCGACGAGTCCGGCGAGATCAACAAGATCTGGGACAAATGGCTCGGCCCGAGCACCGAATACAAGATGACCCGCACAGACAAGGTCGTGCCGCTCACGGAGCTGAAGTTCGACCCGATCCCGTAA
- a CDS encoding amino acid ABC transporter ATP-binding protein: MTMSESTQEPQTIRLSQVCKSYGDYPVLKDIDAQVARGEVVVICGPSGSGKSTLIRTINRLEEINSGSITLEGQNIHASMRARELNAMRSRIGFVFQNFNLFPHLSVAENVSMSPIRVKGVTPDIAHEKALKLLDRVGLADKARAYPGQLSGGQQQRVAIARALAMEPPVMLFDEPTSALDPEMVGEVLAVMKSLASEGMTMLCVTHEMGFAREVADRIWFIDAGQIIETATPDEFFSHPRHPRAQRFLADLRH, from the coding sequence ATGACCATGTCCGAATCAACGCAGGAACCGCAGACGATCCGGCTGTCCCAGGTCTGCAAAAGCTATGGCGACTATCCAGTCCTGAAGGACATCGATGCTCAGGTCGCGCGCGGCGAGGTGGTGGTCATCTGTGGACCCTCGGGTTCGGGAAAATCCACGCTGATCCGCACGATCAATCGCCTCGAGGAGATCAACAGCGGATCGATCACGCTCGAAGGGCAAAACATTCATGCCTCGATGCGCGCCAGAGAACTCAATGCGATGCGCAGCCGGATCGGCTTCGTATTCCAGAATTTCAACCTGTTTCCGCATCTTTCGGTCGCCGAAAACGTCTCGATGTCGCCGATCCGGGTGAAGGGCGTGACGCCCGATATCGCGCATGAAAAGGCCCTCAAGCTCCTCGACCGGGTCGGGCTTGCCGACAAGGCCCGCGCCTATCCCGGTCAGTTGTCGGGCGGCCAGCAGCAGCGGGTGGCGATCGCCCGTGCGCTTGCCATGGAACCGCCGGTGATGCTGTTCGACGAGCCGACAAGCGCGCTCGATCCCGAAATGGTCGGCGAAGTGCTCGCCGTCATGAAGAGCCTGGCTTCCGAAGGCATGACCATGCTCTGCGTCACCCATGAAATGGGTTTCGCGCGCGAGGTCGCGGATCGGATCTGGTTCATCGATGCTGGCCAGATCATCGAAACGGCGACCCCAGACGAGTTTTTCAGCCATCCGCGCCATCCCCGGGCTCAGCGTTTCCTCGCTGATCTCAGGCACTGA
- a CDS encoding acetyl-CoA carboxylase encodes MSAIDFSDPATIAFLTDALTAAGVKGLEISRPDGQIRIDVSGEGGACISTQLAPPRPSGSAPVVVKAPLAGHFCAEHPAAAVTPQTLPRSVSAVDLLGFIRVGHVLLPLRARHSGVLTRLLAEPDALVGFGDPLFEIELPS; translated from the coding sequence ATGAGCGCCATTGACTTCAGCGATCCCGCAACCATTGCATTCCTCACCGACGCGCTGACGGCCGCCGGCGTGAAGGGCCTCGAAATCTCGCGGCCGGACGGGCAGATTCGCATTGACGTTTCAGGGGAGGGCGGCGCTTGCATCAGCACGCAGCTAGCCCCACCCCGCCCCTCGGGTTCCGCACCTGTCGTTGTGAAGGCGCCGCTGGCGGGGCATTTCTGCGCCGAACATCCGGCCGCCGCCGTCACGCCCCAAACTTTGCCGCGCTCCGTATCCGCTGTCGATCTCCTCGGCTTCATAAGGGTAGGCCATGTGCTGCTTCCCCTTCGCGCCCGCCATTCCGGGGTCTTGACCAGGCTGCTCGCCGAACCTGACGCCCTGGTCGGCTTCGGTGACCCTCTGTTCGAAATCGAGCTGCCATCATGA
- a CDS encoding 4-carboxy-4-hydroxy-2-oxoadipate aldolase/oxaloacetate decarboxylase codes for MIHIKDIPERPDKADIDAVSKFSPATIHEAQGRRGAFSSRLKPVDHRMKLCGPAFTVKCAPRDNIMLQLAINYAMPGDIIVVSAGEYEEAGSFGDVLANACLAKGIGGLVTDTGVRDTLQLRELGFPVFSLSVCIKGTVKETIAAVNDPIIVGGETVNPGDIIVGDADGLVVVRRQEAQEAARLSQAREDAEAGYIAAYKAGKSVIEVSNLAPVLKAKGLVVDI; via the coding sequence ATGATCCATATAAAAGATATCCCCGAACGGCCTGATAAAGCCGATATCGACGCCGTTTCCAAATTTTCGCCGGCGACGATCCACGAGGCCCAGGGCCGCCGCGGCGCGTTTTCCTCGCGCCTCAAGCCCGTTGACCACCGGATGAAACTGTGCGGTCCGGCCTTTACGGTCAAATGCGCACCGCGCGACAACATCATGCTGCAGCTCGCCATCAACTATGCAATGCCCGGCGATATCATCGTCGTCTCGGCGGGCGAATACGAGGAAGCCGGATCCTTCGGCGATGTGCTCGCCAATGCTTGCCTCGCCAAGGGCATCGGCGGCCTGGTTACCGACACCGGCGTGCGCGACACGCTGCAGCTCAGAGAACTCGGCTTCCCCGTCTTCTCGCTCAGCGTCTGCATCAAGGGCACGGTGAAGGAAACTATTGCGGCGGTAAACGACCCGATCATCGTCGGCGGCGAAACCGTCAACCCCGGCGACATCATCGTCGGAGATGCCGATGGCCTGGTGGTCGTGCGCAGGCAGGAAGCGCAAGAAGCAGCGAGGCTTTCGCAGGCTCGCGAAGATGCCGAGGCCGGCTACATCGCCGCCTACAAGGCCGGGAAATCGGTCATCGAGGTCAGCAATCTGGCACCGGTGCTAAAAGCCAAGGGCCTTGTCGTCGACATCTGA
- the pxpB gene encoding 5-oxoprolinase subunit PxpB translates to MIVTTNTHASQREIVPATQSRARVSSIGARSFLLEAPGDFDLIAQRRIWALSQTVRGWADLAENIPGMTNLLVIFKETPEDPDAVVARLLEAWEHAQSIDLIGKTIEIPVHYGGEHATDLPALCDLSGLSDRDVVRIHHEATYRVFALGSAPGFGYLHGLDPRIYMPRKTVPSLKMPKGCVTIGGMQTGVAMLTGPNGWNSIGFATLEMFDPTAPTPAMMAPGDTVRFLPARIEL, encoded by the coding sequence ATGATCGTCACGACGAACACACATGCCTCGCAACGCGAAATCGTTCCGGCCACTCAAAGCCGGGCGCGGGTTTCCTCGATCGGGGCCAGATCCTTCCTGCTCGAGGCCCCGGGCGATTTCGATCTCATCGCGCAACGGCGGATCTGGGCCCTGTCTCAAACGGTGAGAGGCTGGGCGGATCTTGCCGAAAATATTCCCGGGATGACCAACCTGCTGGTGATCTTCAAGGAGACGCCCGAGGATCCCGATGCGGTGGTCGCACGGCTGCTGGAGGCATGGGAGCATGCGCAGAGCATCGATCTCATCGGCAAGACCATCGAAATTCCTGTCCATTACGGCGGCGAACATGCGACCGATCTTCCGGCCCTTTGCGATCTCTCGGGCTTGAGCGACCGCGATGTCGTCCGCATCCATCATGAGGCGACCTATCGGGTCTTCGCCTTGGGCAGCGCGCCGGGTTTCGGCTACCTGCATGGCCTCGATCCGCGCATCTACATGCCGCGCAAGACCGTGCCGTCGCTGAAGATGCCGAAGGGCTGCGTGACGATCGGCGGCATGCAGACCGGCGTCGCCATGCTGACCGGCCCCAATGGCTGGAATTCCATCGGCTTCGCGACGCTCGAGATGTTCGACCCGACCGCGCCCACCCCCGCCATGATGGCGCCAGGCGATACGGTGCGATTCCTGCCGGCAAGGATCGAGCTATGA
- a CDS encoding SDR family oxidoreductase → MPFSDYKTALVTGASSGIGAAVVERLRRENIEVHAVARSAQALRQLAERTGCIAHAIDVTDRPAIAELAGQVEFDILVNNAGVDRPKKFLEADEGDIDLIVDVNLRAVLHICRLIVPGMVARDRGHVINISSIAGAYNFGGNSSYHATKAGVSMLSNQLRIDAFGKRVRVTEICPGRVATDIFNHVHGDDPSIRERFIDGFELPQATDIADAIAFAISAPVAVNIGHMEITPTLQVMGGLQTARPQPKTDPFGEPGP, encoded by the coding sequence ATGCCATTCTCCGACTACAAGACCGCACTGGTGACCGGCGCCTCCTCCGGGATCGGCGCAGCCGTGGTTGAGCGGCTTCGCCGGGAGAACATCGAAGTGCATGCCGTTGCCCGCAGCGCCCAAGCGCTGCGGCAGCTGGCCGAGCGCACGGGCTGTATCGCTCACGCGATCGATGTGACCGATCGGCCGGCGATCGCCGAGCTCGCCGGCCAGGTGGAATTCGACATTCTCGTCAACAATGCCGGCGTCGACCGGCCGAAGAAGTTCCTGGAAGCCGACGAGGGCGATATCGATCTCATCGTCGACGTCAATCTCCGCGCGGTTCTGCACATCTGCCGCCTCATCGTGCCGGGCATGGTGGCGCGGGACCGCGGCCACGTCATCAACATCTCGTCGATCGCCGGCGCCTATAATTTCGGCGGCAACTCCTCCTATCACGCCACCAAGGCGGGGGTGAGCATGCTGTCCAACCAGCTGCGCATCGACGCTTTCGGCAAGCGGGTGCGGGTGACCGAAATCTGCCCCGGCCGGGTTGCCACGGATATTTTCAACCACGTCCACGGCGATGATCCCAGCATCCGCGAACGGTTCATCGACGGTTTCGAACTGCCGCAGGCAACCGATATCGCCGACGCCATCGCCTTCGCCATATCGGCTCCCGTCGCCGTCAACATCGGACATATGGAGATCACGCCGACGCTGCAGGTCATGGGCGGATTGCAGACGGCAAGGCCGCAGCCAAAAACGGATCCATTCGGGGAGCCAGGCCCGTGA